In one window of Sphingomonas sp. BGYR3 DNA:
- a CDS encoding alpha/beta hydrolase: MRMLVAATVMAGIALSPIAMTRAAEQERAEGRTERNRPVERAYGQDDKQKLDVWRAEGTARPAPLILFVHGGGWKRGDKRNATGSAKVDHFLSQGYAVASINYRLVPEHRVEDQAADVAAAFAWARRNAAQLNIDPARIILMGHSAGAHLVALVGTDPAYARAAGFSLSDIRGVVPLDGAAYDVAQQMDGRNRMMQSTYEQAFGTDPARQRALSPTLHAAAPNAPAFLILHVQRSDGTEQSRKLAKALKSGGTAVELHGIEGRGLIGHMQINRKLGEADYPATPIVDRWLKTRL; encoded by the coding sequence ATGCGGATGCTGGTTGCAGCAACGGTGATGGCAGGGATTGCGCTGTCGCCGATTGCGATGACGCGCGCAGCGGAACAGGAACGGGCCGAAGGGCGGACCGAGCGCAATCGCCCGGTCGAGCGGGCCTATGGCCAGGATGACAAGCAGAAGCTGGACGTCTGGAGGGCCGAAGGGACGGCCCGCCCCGCCCCGCTGATCCTGTTCGTGCATGGCGGCGGGTGGAAGCGCGGCGACAAACGCAACGCCACCGGATCGGCCAAGGTCGACCATTTCCTGAGCCAGGGCTATGCCGTGGCATCGATCAATTACCGGCTGGTCCCTGAACACCGGGTCGAGGATCAGGCGGCCGATGTCGCTGCGGCCTTTGCCTGGGCGCGGCGCAATGCGGCCCAGCTGAACATCGATCCTGCCCGCATCATCCTGATGGGCCATAGCGCGGGTGCGCATCTGGTCGCGCTGGTCGGCACCGACCCCGCCTATGCCCGCGCTGCCGGGTTCAGCCTGAGCGACATTCGCGGCGTCGTGCCCCTGGATGGTGCGGCCTATGACGTTGCGCAGCAGATGGACGGGCGCAACCGGATGATGCAATCGACCTATGAACAGGCATTCGGCACCGATCCGGCGCGGCAGCGGGCGCTGTCCCCCACCCTGCACGCGGCCGCGCCCAATGCACCGGCGTTCCTGATCCTGCACGTTCAGCGCAGCGACGGCACCGAACAGTCGCGCAAGCTGGCCAAGGCGCTGAAAAGCGGCGGCACTGCGGTGGAACTGCATGGGATCGAGGGGCGCGGCCTGATCGGGCATATGCAGATCAACCGCAAACTGGGCGAGGCGGATTATCCCGCGACACCGATCGTCGATCGCTGGCTGAAAACCCGGCTTTGA